The following nucleotide sequence is from Nothobranchius furzeri strain GRZ-AD chromosome 11, NfurGRZ-RIMD1, whole genome shotgun sequence.
TTGATCTAATAAAAGCACCTCTAGCTTTCCGAGAACTCAGCTCATCCAACTTGGATTTAAGGTTTATATAAGTGGCTCTGTCTGCGTTTAACATTGGAGTTTTCATACAGTATTCATCAAGTTTATgtattaatttaattttttttctctcaaGGATTTACTTCTCTTAATTCCAAAAGTTATTGCAGATTGCTTTACTTTAAATTTGAAATATTCCCATCTATTGCAATAAATTCCTATTGTGACATCAAATCTAATTTCTAACATTAGATTATTAATCAAGTCGCAAAATTCACTGTCTTTTAAAAGATCAGAGTTAAATTtccaaaaaacatttttttagtgTTTATCTCTGGAGTTAATTTAAGAGAAATTAGGCTATGATCAGTTAGAGGCGCATTAGAGATAAAAACGTCTGTAACTATGTTGGCTAACGGTGGGGAAACCAGCCATAGATCAATTCTTGATCTTATCACTCCTGGTATTCTAACATATCAGCAGATAggcagtgactccgccccctggCCAATCAGTGGCTGACAGTTGTGATTTTGGACCGGGTCAGCGTGCTGGGAACAACCAGGACACTGGCACTGAAAAGTGGAGGGAAAGTTGGAGGACAATACCAAACCATGCTGTTGGAAAAGTTGGCCAGATTTGACCTGGTTAAAGAAAACATTGTAACATCAGGCACTGATTGATCCGTTACCTGGTTTATTAATTATGAGATCAACCAGGGCGTGATGATCTTGAGGGTTTATTTGAAAGCAACTGCACTTTTCTTGTTTTCCATGAAGACATTTCTCCTCTCATCCATGGAACTTCTTCAGATCTGAAACTTGGGTTGGGAGTAGGAGGCACATTTATTTTATATTAATATCTCCTAATCATTTGACTGAATTGAGGGTTCTTACGAGTAGCTTCTTTTGGTGGCTTTGGTTTATCGGAATGATGGTGGATTATCTTCTGATTAGGATACGGATTAAAAAAAGGTGATTGACCTCTGATTGATTAATTTTTCAGAATCTGTGAAGGTATGTTTGAATCATCCACAGGGAGTGCTGGCTCTCATCATGGAGAACGGACAGACCACCCCCACAGCTACAACCACCACCAAGCTGGGCCTTCCACCACTCACGCCCAACCAGCAGGACGCACTGCAGAAGGTCTCGAGCATTTCCCTTCAGTTACTCAGTAGCACTTTAGAGTGAATGGGCAGTCCAGTCAGAAACTCAAGCAGGGTCCATAGGTTCAGGGTAAATACTGCTTTTGGAACATTCCGAAGGAAAAAGAGGACTTCAAAGAAAGAAATGTGACCAACATCTTCATGGTCCTAAAAGCTTTTGTAGAGAACAGCTGGTCTCCATCATCCGGTTCAGTAAAGAATGTTTGTGTTAAAGCCATCAGGTTTAATCCTGGTCCAGACAGGAGTCTGGTGTCTGTCCTCGCCCACAGAGGGGACTGGGGACTATTAGGCACTAGGGTTGGCTCGATCTGGGCCAGGTGTGTGTGTACCGCTTTGCCTCCGTAAGCGTACTGGAAGTGTGAGGTGAGAGTGTGTTAAGAGGGTCAAATGCATGACACTGGCAGCCCGGTGCTAGAAGGCCAGAACAGCTCGGTTCTGTAACCAGATACTCTGGCCAACAGGTACAGTTAAATACATTTGGTAATTTGGCAGTGCTGAATTGGGTTCTGTTGGTTAGTTAGATCAAATAGGTAGAATTAACTCATTTTCTTTACTTCTGTCTTTAACTAAGATATTTAGTCACATTTTAGAGGATCTTATTAAAGTGTGACGTAGTGCTGAACTCTAATCAGTACAACTGGGCTCTGTTGgtttagtaaataaaacaggcattggaatttgttcattttttaaatttcagTCTTTAACTAATATGTTTagttggttttattttatttagggtTAGGGCGATTCCAAGAATCATTTTTTTCAGTGTATGATGAAGATAACAACCCTTCATGCGGTTAAGTGAGACACTCGGTGGCTCAGGCACCTTTTTACTCTGCTGAATAGATTAGAAAGATGAAAGAATTCATCTACAGCAAACATAAATGGAGAGACGTCAGACAGCGTTTGCCCCATCCAAAAAAAGCAAGCTGTGATTGGTTGTTTCCTTTCTTTAGGCAAAGAAGTATGCAATGGAGCAGAGCATCAAGAGTGTGCTGGTGAAACAGACTCTGGTGCAGCAACAACAACTCGCCAGTCTGCAGGTAAGACAACAGAACAGTCCTGCAGGTGGCGTCATGTGACCCAGTACAAACCTTCTCAACCATTCACGGTTCCCCGTCTGATCCAGCTGGATCTGATCTGTTTCAGATGGCACCTTTGGCGATGGGTTTAGGAgacgctctctctcctctgcagtCGGTGAGTCTCCTCCTCGCAGTCCTTCTATGTGAACCTGGTGGATAACCAAATATTCTGTTTTTGGGACTGTTGTGGGGTTTTATTTGAGACTTATTAAAACATTGAGGATAAAAGGTCCTGGATCCAGTAATTGTTTAAGTATGATTGCACCGTGAGGAGGAACTCAGTTGTACAAAACATGACCTGTCTTCAGTGAGTGTGTCCCCTCCCATCTAGAGGTTTCTAACAGTGAGTTCATACAACCTCAAGGTACCAGCGTCTCCATCTGTCTCATCTACTTCTGAGGCAAAGGGAGTATGAGTCCTAGGGAGTAGACTAGGAAGGTACAGCACATCATCTCAGGCCTTGAATCAGAAGACACGTGCTGCAGAGGGCTTCGTCCACCACACAATACTTGTGCTTCCAGAAGAAGCCTCTGTTAGTCGTGTCTAACGTGTCTCACTCAAGTGTGTCAAATGTCTGTTGGATGAGGGAAGCTGAGAAGTTTTGGAAACGATCTGAAGCAGTGACGCTGCGCCTAGCAGCCAATAAGCTGTCACCCATCAGCTCTTCTCGTTTGGGTGTGCGTGCTTCAGGTTGCAGCTCAGAGGCAAAGAGCTCTGGCCATTATGTGTCGAGTTTACGTTGGCTCCATCTACTACGAGCTGGGCGAGGACACCATCAGACAGGCCTTCATCCCCTTTGGACCAATCAAAAGTATCGACATGTCCTGGGACTCTGTCACCATGAAGCACAAGGTcggtctcactcactcacacacacacacactcactcactcacacacacacacacagctaaaagCAGTATGGTCTTTAGTTTGCTAACTACAACTCCTGATCTCAACAGGGGTTTGCCTTTGTAGAGTACGAAGTCCCCGAGGCAGCTCAGCTGGCCCTGGAACAGATGAACTCTGTCATCCTTGGAGGAAGGAACATCAAGGTAGTCCCCAACCCTGTGTCCAGTTTGAACTGGATCCTTCTAGTTAAAACCAGAGCCGGTGAGTACAGCGAGTGTCCTCTTGCAGGTTGGGAGGCCCAGTAACATTGGCCAGGCTCAACCAATCATTGAGCAACTGGCAGAAGAAGCGCGTGCCTTCAACAGGATCTACGTGGCCTCAGTGCATGCAGACCTGTCTGACGAGGACATCAAGAGTGTCTTTGAGGCTTTTGGAAGGATCAAGTCATGTATGTTGTCCCGTGAGCCGACCACCGGACGCCACAAAGGTTACGGCTTCATCGGTGAGATTAGTTCATGTCCTAATGTGCTGGTAGTGTCTTGGGTGTAATGATGGCACATCCACGCCTGGCTcggcccagtccagccctggtaggttgattgtgttcacatctgggtaatctgtGCATTTGCCGAACAGTTTCCTTGTACCTGCATCCTGGCGGTCAGCTGGGTGCAGAGCTGACCCAACACACCCTCTACCGATTGACCGGCCGGCTGGCGTTCACACCCACCTACTAGtaggagcctctgattggctggtagAGTCAGCCAGCGGCAGCTTCCTGCATGAGTGACTCGTTATCAGTCCGGATGCCGTAGAGTAAACCTCTTCCCTGACCGCAGCGCGGACCTGCTGCAGCAGCGCGAGGACAGGCACTGCTGTTCAGCAGGAAGCTGTGTGTCGGGTTGTGTCAGActatccaaaagcaacactgcttaAGGAGGACACCACAGACATCATGTTGGGAACAGAACCGGGCCTCACAAGGTGGGCCGACCCAACCAGGACTGGACCGGACTGGGCCAGATGTGAAAATGCCACAGGGGGGCGTCTCCTGGGCTTTCACCTCACCTAATGGCAGATTTGTCATCCTGGTCTCTCCAGAGTACGATAAACCTCAGTCAGCTCAAGACGCCGTGGCTTCCATGAACCTGTTTGATCTTGGGGGTCAGTACCTGCGGGTGGGGAAAGCTGTGACACCACCTGTCCCCCTCCTCACACCAATGACCCCAGGAGGACTTCCTGCCGCCGCGGCTGTGGCAGCTGCTGCTGCTAGTGCAAAGATCACTACTCAGGTATGTAGTAAATCTCCAGCTGTAGGTCCCGTCGGTGCGAGTTCTGGAACACGATCAGTGAGAGCCGCTTCACTAATTTCTCGTTATGCTCAAAACGTACAAGATGCAAGTTAAAACAACGATTGTAATTAAACAGCATCACTAAAACGTTTGAAATGAGTATGaatgtttttatgaagcaaagaGCAAGTAGCTAAGAGGTCCGAGCGAACAAGAATGGGGTTCACCCGACGGCCTGCTTCGGCTGTGTCCATGTTGTCATTTACATCTTTCAACGGAGAACCAAAAATGCTCTTTTGGGTCAATTTCGACCGAAAATCTTTGTTCCATCGATGCTAAATAAAAGTGATATTTACAAACATACCGCTGCAGTAACATCTATGGTACTTCTGTAGTACCAGCAGCAGTAACGTCTATAGTACCACTTTAGTACTACCGCTGAAGCGTTTCTGGCTGTAACTTCCTGTTTGGTGGTGTGTTCAGGAGGCAGTTGGAGCATCTGTACTTGGAGCTCTTGCAGGACCAGCACTCCTCTCTCAGCAGCTTGGACTTCCTCAGGCCGTCATGGCCGCCCAGGCCCCAGGTGTCATAACAGGTATACATAGCTTTTTAGCTCTGCCCCTATCTTGTTGCCTCCACCTACCTAATCCACTGCTCTTTTTTTGATTTCAGGTGTTACCCCCATTCGTCCAAGTCTACCCCATGTGGGGCTGGTGAACCCAGTTCTGGCAACTCCCCCATATGCAAAGACATCAGTCAGTTCTGAGCAGAAAAAGACAGAGGAGGAGCGTGAGGAGGAGGTGCAGCAAGATGAAGCCATGGAGCCCCTGAGTGAGCAGGAGCATGTGAGCATTAGTGGCAACAGCGCCCGACACATGGTGATGAGGAAACTGCTGCGGAAGCAGGAGGTGGGCGGCGCCTGGACCAGAATCAGCCTCCTGCTGTTTAGTCTAATTTTGCTGTTAAACGTCAGCTGCATCATTGGTCCCTGACCTTTGAACCTGTTGTCCTTTCCAGTCCATTGTCATGGTTCTGAGGAACATGGTCGGGCCAGAAGATATCGACGATGACTTGGAGGGGGAGGTGATGGAGGAGTGTGGAAAGTTTGGGCAGGTGAAGCGAGTCATCATCTACCAGGAGcgccagggtgaggaggaggatgcTGAAATCGTGGTGAAGATCTTTGTTGAATTCTCTGAGGTGGCAGAGATGAACCGAGCCATCCAGGCACTCAACAACCGCTGGTTCGGAGGACGCAAGGTGGTGGCGGAGGTCTACGATCAGGAGCGCTTCGACAGCAGTGACCTGTCAGCGTAGAGCCACCATGAACTTTCACCTTAACGTAGTGGCCTCTTTCTTACTGGGTTGGTTTTTATTGGtcttgtttccatggaaacaccTTCTTCAGGTTGTCTTTCACGTTTTACCATCACTTCTGCCCTGCTCATCATTCTTCTCACAGCACTGGCCCCTGACACCTCCTGAACCGTCACATGACTTTCT
It contains:
- the puf60a gene encoding poly(U)-binding-splicing factor PUF60a isoform X2, producing MENGQTTPTATTTTKLGLPPLTPNQQDALQKAKKYAMEQSIKSVLVKQTLVQQQQLASLQMAPLAMGLGDALSPLQSVAAQRQRALAIMCRVYVGSIYYELGEDTIRQAFIPFGPIKSIDMSWDSVTMKHKGFAFVEYEVPEAAQLALEQMNSVILGGRNIKVGRPSNIGQAQPIIEQLAEEARAFNRIYVASVHADLSDEDIKSVFEAFGRIKSCMLSREPTTGRHKGYGFIEYDKPQSAQDAVASMNLFDLGGQYLRVGKAVTPPVPLLTPMTPGGLPAAAAVAAAAASAKITTQEAVGASVLGALAGPALLSQQLGLPQAVMAAQAPGVITGVTPIRPSLPHVGLVNPVLATPPYAKTSVSSEQKKTEEEREEEVQQDEAMEPLSEQEHVSISGNSARHMVMRKLLRKQESIVMVLRNMVGPEDIDDDLEGEVMEECGKFGQVKRVIIYQERQGEEEDAEIVVKIFVEFSEVAEMNRAIQALNNRWFGGRKVVAEVYDQERFDSSDLSA
- the puf60a gene encoding poly(U)-binding-splicing factor PUF60a isoform X1; translation: MAAAVSAGVLALIMENGQTTPTATTTTKLGLPPLTPNQQDALQKAKKYAMEQSIKSVLVKQTLVQQQQLASLQMAPLAMGLGDALSPLQSVAAQRQRALAIMCRVYVGSIYYELGEDTIRQAFIPFGPIKSIDMSWDSVTMKHKGFAFVEYEVPEAAQLALEQMNSVILGGRNIKVGRPSNIGQAQPIIEQLAEEARAFNRIYVASVHADLSDEDIKSVFEAFGRIKSCMLSREPTTGRHKGYGFIEYDKPQSAQDAVASMNLFDLGGQYLRVGKAVTPPVPLLTPMTPGGLPAAAAVAAAAASAKITTQEAVGASVLGALAGPALLSQQLGLPQAVMAAQAPGVITGVTPIRPSLPHVGLVNPVLATPPYAKTSVSSEQKKTEEEREEEVQQDEAMEPLSEQEHVSISGNSARHMVMRKLLRKQESIVMVLRNMVGPEDIDDDLEGEVMEECGKFGQVKRVIIYQERQGEEEDAEIVVKIFVEFSEVAEMNRAIQALNNRWFGGRKVVAEVYDQERFDSSDLSA